The following coding sequences lie in one Porphyromonas asaccharolytica DSM 20707 genomic window:
- a CDS encoding M3 family metallopeptidase — translation MRRQVIMLLAIAMMLTACNKQKQQQTDLADNPFVHPSETYMNAPDFTKIKAEHFAPAFDEGMRQHNEEIAAIVDNAEAPTFTNTIEALERAGQVLQRTSAVFFALTSADTNDELRAIEEEYVPKLTAHSDEIMLNDKLFARIKTVYETGLEGLQPDQVRLTKQYYDNYVKAGANLSAEDKEKLKKLNGEEAELTAKFGNMLTDATNVPVFFTDKAQLDGLSDSELQEAADLAKEEGKEGQWAIRLVNTTQQPVMAKLNNRDTRKAILEASINRCNNGDKYDTQEIIKRLATLRAEKAQLLGFKTFADWTLQDALAKNGETARNFLDRLAKLYQPKAAEDAKMLEEFAQKSEGPDFKLEAYDWAYYAEKMRKEQYDIDETQLSEYFVLDNVLHDGVFYAANKLYGLTFEQRTDVSVYNPDVTVYDVKNEQGEVIALYYFDPYARPSKSGGAWMSNFVEQSTLLGNKPVIYNVCNNKKPAAGQPCLMTWDEVTTLFHEFGHALHGMLSTQTYPSISGTNVSRDFVEFPSQFNEHWASEPTVFANYAKHYKTGEQMPAELRDKMIAAGNFNQAYSIGENIAASLIDQCWHALAVGDKVDDVQAFEQEALTKYGMLNAQIPPRYRSPYFRHIWSNDYSAGYYSYLWSEAVDNEVYAWIEAHGGMTRENGQRLADILLSRGNSEDLMVLFEQFTGHKEVDIEPLLRFRGLR, via the coding sequence ATGCGTAGACAAGTAATTATGCTACTAGCCATCGCCATGATGCTGACCGCTTGTAACAAGCAGAAGCAGCAGCAGACTGACCTGGCTGACAATCCATTCGTTCATCCAAGTGAAACTTACATGAATGCACCCGACTTTACCAAGATCAAGGCAGAGCACTTTGCGCCCGCCTTCGACGAGGGTATGCGTCAGCACAACGAGGAGATAGCAGCCATCGTAGACAATGCTGAGGCACCTACCTTTACCAATACCATCGAGGCGCTCGAGCGTGCTGGACAGGTACTCCAGCGCACCTCAGCTGTCTTCTTCGCACTGACCAGTGCCGACACCAACGATGAGCTACGCGCCATCGAGGAGGAGTACGTACCCAAGCTCACGGCACACAGCGACGAGATTATGCTCAACGACAAGCTCTTCGCTCGCATCAAGACCGTCTACGAGACTGGTCTCGAGGGACTACAGCCCGACCAGGTACGACTCACCAAGCAGTACTACGACAACTATGTCAAGGCTGGTGCTAACCTATCCGCTGAGGATAAGGAGAAGCTCAAGAAGCTCAACGGCGAGGAGGCTGAGCTCACCGCTAAGTTTGGCAATATGCTGACCGATGCAACGAATGTACCCGTCTTCTTTACCGACAAGGCTCAGCTCGACGGTCTCTCTGACAGCGAGCTACAAGAGGCTGCCGACCTAGCTAAGGAGGAGGGCAAAGAGGGCCAGTGGGCTATACGCCTAGTCAATACGACCCAGCAGCCCGTCATGGCTAAGCTCAACAACCGCGACACACGCAAGGCTATCCTCGAGGCTTCCATCAATCGCTGCAACAACGGCGATAAGTACGACACGCAGGAGATCATCAAGCGTCTCGCTACGCTCCGTGCTGAGAAGGCTCAGCTACTAGGCTTCAAAACCTTTGCTGACTGGACGCTACAGGACGCACTCGCTAAGAATGGGGAGACAGCTCGCAACTTCCTCGATCGTCTTGCTAAGCTCTACCAGCCTAAGGCTGCTGAGGACGCTAAGATGCTAGAGGAGTTCGCACAGAAGAGCGAGGGCCCCGACTTCAAGCTCGAGGCTTACGACTGGGCTTACTACGCAGAGAAGATGCGCAAAGAGCAGTACGACATTGATGAGACACAGCTCAGCGAGTACTTCGTCCTAGACAACGTACTACATGACGGTGTCTTCTACGCTGCCAACAAGCTCTATGGTCTCACCTTCGAGCAGCGCACCGATGTTTCTGTTTACAACCCAGACGTGACAGTATATGATGTCAAGAATGAGCAGGGCGAGGTGATCGCACTCTACTACTTCGATCCCTATGCACGTCCCTCTAAGAGCGGTGGTGCCTGGATGAGCAACTTCGTCGAGCAGTCTACCCTCCTAGGCAACAAGCCAGTCATCTACAACGTCTGCAACAATAAGAAGCCCGCTGCCGGTCAGCCCTGTCTGATGACTTGGGATGAGGTGACGACCCTCTTCCACGAGTTCGGTCATGCGCTACACGGTATGCTCTCTACGCAGACCTATCCTTCGATCTCTGGGACTAATGTCTCAAGAGACTTCGTCGAGTTCCCCTCACAGTTCAACGAGCACTGGGCTTCTGAGCCTACTGTCTTTGCCAACTATGCTAAGCACTACAAGACAGGCGAGCAGATGCCTGCTGAGCTACGTGATAAGATGATTGCTGCTGGCAACTTCAACCAAGCTTACTCAATCGGTGAGAACATTGCCGCATCACTCATCGACCAGTGCTGGCATGCACTCGCTGTAGGTGATAAGGTTGATGACGTTCAGGCTTTTGAGCAGGAAGCACTCACTAAGTACGGAATGCTCAATGCACAGATCCCACCCCGCTACCGCTCACCTTACTTCCGTCACATCTGGAGCAACGACTACTCAGCAGGTTACTACTCCTACCTCTGGAGCGAGGCTGTAGACAACGAGGTCTACGCTTGGATCGAGGCTCACGGAGGTATGACTCGTGAGAACGGACAGCGCCTAGCCGACATCCTCCTCTCTCGTGGTAACAGCGAGGACCTGATGGTACTCTTCGAGCAGTTCACCGGACACAAGGAGGTCGACATCGAGCCACTCCTACGCTTCCGCGGTCTCCGCTAA
- the xseB gene encoding exodeoxyribonuclease VII small subunit: MTDASNAQTEQPQQTYQEAITRIQEIVRLLETGDIEVDELTKLIEEATGLIQFCSTRLTSIDKEVSQLLQQLDESSE, from the coding sequence ATGACTGACGCGAGCAACGCCCAGACGGAGCAACCACAGCAGACTTACCAAGAGGCTATCACACGTATTCAGGAGATCGTGAGGCTCCTTGAGACGGGCGATATAGAGGTGGACGAACTGACCAAGCTCATCGAGGAGGCGACCGGCTTGATACAGTTTTGCTCCACACGGCTCACCTCTATCGATAAGGAGGTCTCACAGCTCCTCCAGCAGCTTGACGAGAGCTCAGAATAG
- a CDS encoding NAD(P)-dependent oxidoreductase, producing the protein MDKKKKVLISFDTVRPGFEELAEWADMTRRPEGESFTREEMMEIGAQYDALATQFTFPVDRELIDAFPNIKLIANYGVGYNNIDVAYAHSKGITVTNTPRAVIQPTAELTMGLLLSCSRKIAMWDRHMRRTKSSSKSLSDSSGMATNLCGKTIGIIGYGNIGRAVGHMAQAFGMTVLYNKRHQLDAGTEQELGVTYADLDKIFTESDVVSLHTPYNEDSHHLVSASRLAQMKRSAILINAARGAVVDEAALVHALQTGEIAAAGLDVFEHSDNPLPELYEMEQVTMTPHVGTQTYEARVAMAQELCNCIIGYFEGDRPISIVR; encoded by the coding sequence ATGGACAAGAAAAAGAAAGTACTCATCTCCTTTGATACCGTACGCCCCGGCTTCGAGGAGCTGGCCGAGTGGGCCGATATGACCCGTCGCCCCGAGGGCGAGAGCTTCACACGTGAGGAGATGATGGAGATAGGCGCACAATATGATGCGCTCGCCACGCAGTTTACCTTCCCCGTAGATCGTGAGCTGATTGACGCTTTCCCAAACATCAAGCTGATCGCCAACTATGGTGTCGGCTATAACAACATCGATGTCGCCTATGCGCATAGCAAAGGGATCACCGTAACCAATACCCCTCGTGCCGTCATCCAGCCTACGGCAGAACTAACCATGGGACTACTCCTGAGCTGCAGTCGCAAGATCGCTATGTGGGATCGTCACATGCGCCGCACCAAGAGCAGTAGCAAGTCGCTCTCTGACAGCTCAGGTATGGCGACCAACCTCTGTGGCAAGACCATCGGCATCATCGGCTATGGCAATATAGGTCGTGCCGTGGGACATATGGCACAAGCCTTTGGTATGACCGTCCTCTACAACAAGCGTCACCAGCTTGATGCTGGGACCGAGCAAGAGCTAGGAGTTACCTATGCCGACCTGGACAAGATCTTTACAGAGAGTGATGTCGTATCCCTCCACACCCCTTACAATGAAGACTCGCACCACTTAGTCTCAGCTAGTCGCTTAGCGCAGATGAAGCGCTCAGCTATCCTCATCAATGCAGCGCGCGGAGCAGTTGTTGACGAGGCTGCCCTCGTGCATGCGCTCCAGACAGGCGAGATAGCTGCTGCGGGGCTAGACGTCTTCGAGCATAGCGACAACCCGCTCCCCGAGCTGTACGAGATGGAGCAGGTGACTATGACGCCACACGTCGGCACGCAGACCTACGAAGCGCGAGTCGCTATGGCGCAGGAGCTGTGCAACTGCATCATCGGCTACTTCGAGGGGGACCGCCCCATCAGCATCGTTCGATAA
- a CDS encoding methyltransferase RsmF C-terminal domain-like protein, which translates to MHTPVPSELRAKLQLDYPEHAARIVEALETLPTVSLRLNPARTLTTPPHAELRDGAIPWLPAELEGYWLSERPTFALDPLWHAGAYYVQDASAMTLATIWERLDWHTAPRLALDLCAAPGGKSTLLRDLLPEETLLVSNEILPKRCKILVENLVKWCGADQMIITQEDPQQLTPLLRGACDLILVDAPCSGEGLMRRDEEARRMWSPQLVSDCVTRQRAILQEAMRMLAPEGILLYATCTLNQEENDQMVQWLLDHYPCELIDLSRSAERIAGAYATSYGLHLWPGIVRGEGQYLAALRLTDIVETPSEARKAKGLTRTSRQELAGLSWLNEPTSADYYTIGERIYQLTPEAAQLVAEAYRERLAVATPGLEIASMRHQAKGYEPSFALLHHKLYNATSLPALELPLQEALRYLRGEALTTETPTERGITIITYRGIPLGLAHSTGTRLNNLYPKPYRLRI; encoded by the coding sequence ATGCATACTCCCGTCCCGTCAGAATTAAGAGCAAAGCTACAACTAGACTACCCTGAGCATGCCGCCCGCATTGTCGAGGCACTAGAGACGCTCCCCACGGTCTCTCTGCGTCTTAACCCAGCCCGCACACTGACCACCCCACCCCACGCAGAGCTTCGAGACGGTGCTATACCGTGGCTACCGGCAGAGCTCGAGGGCTACTGGCTCAGCGAGCGACCCACCTTTGCACTAGATCCACTGTGGCACGCTGGCGCTTACTATGTGCAGGACGCTAGTGCTATGACACTCGCCACCATCTGGGAGCGACTCGACTGGCACACAGCGCCTCGGCTAGCACTAGACCTCTGCGCAGCACCTGGAGGCAAGAGTACGCTCCTCCGCGACCTGCTCCCCGAAGAGACACTCCTCGTGAGCAACGAAATACTACCCAAGCGGTGCAAGATCCTTGTGGAAAACCTAGTCAAGTGGTGCGGTGCTGACCAAATGATCATCACACAAGAAGACCCACAGCAGCTCACGCCCCTACTACGAGGAGCGTGTGACCTCATACTGGTCGATGCTCCCTGCAGTGGCGAGGGACTGATGCGCCGTGACGAAGAGGCGAGACGTATGTGGTCGCCTCAGCTCGTCTCTGACTGCGTGACCCGCCAGCGGGCGATCCTACAGGAGGCGATGCGTATGCTGGCTCCCGAGGGTATACTCCTCTACGCCACTTGCACCCTCAATCAAGAGGAAAACGATCAAATGGTTCAGTGGCTCCTTGACCACTATCCCTGCGAGCTCATTGACCTCTCCCGCTCTGCTGAGCGCATCGCAGGAGCTTATGCCACTTCGTATGGTCTGCACCTCTGGCCAGGCATCGTACGAGGAGAGGGCCAATACCTCGCTGCACTACGCCTCACCGACATCGTTGAGACCCCGAGCGAAGCGCGCAAGGCAAAAGGCTTAACACGCACCAGCCGACAGGAGTTAGCCGGTCTCTCTTGGCTCAACGAACCAACATCCGCCGATTACTACACCATCGGTGAGCGCATCTACCAGCTCACGCCCGAGGCGGCTCAGCTCGTTGCTGAGGCGTACAGAGAGCGTCTCGCCGTTGCCACGCCAGGACTAGAGATAGCCTCCATGCGCCACCAGGCGAAAGGCTACGAGCCCTCCTTTGCCCTGCTACACCATAAGCTATATAATGCGACGAGCCTGCCCGCTCTAGAGCTACCTCTGCAAGAGGCCCTACGCTATCTGCGCGGCGAGGCACTCACGACAGAGACCCCGACAGAGCGAGGCATCACCATCATCACTTATCGAGGCATCCCCTTAGGCTTGGCACACAGCACAGGTACACGGCTCAACAACTTATACCCTAAGCCGTATCGCCTACGCATCTAA
- a CDS encoding peptidylprolyl isomerase, translated as MKQFATLLLLLALCVTSLTAQTESEALPAGRRVLVETSQGDFTLLLYDDTPLHQAAFLEHVRRGDYEGVLMHRVIAQFMVQGGNLSTRGATRQTDVSIDTLSTTIPAEILPNHIHKRGALAAARVAGEENPEMRSSGSQFYIVTGSYYTDFDLDDIAAQREWDYTPEQRQEYKLQGGAPWLDRQYTVFGEVIDGMRTITKIEDLPTDETNRPKRDVIIKRMTLLP; from the coding sequence ATGAAACAGTTTGCCACCCTCTTACTCCTCTTAGCACTTTGCGTCACCTCGCTCACGGCTCAGACAGAGAGCGAGGCACTACCCGCAGGGCGACGGGTGCTTGTGGAGACTTCACAGGGAGACTTCACGCTCTTGCTCTATGACGACACGCCTCTACACCAAGCTGCCTTCCTAGAGCATGTACGTCGAGGAGACTACGAGGGAGTCTTGATGCACCGTGTCATAGCTCAGTTTATGGTTCAGGGAGGTAATCTCTCGACCCGTGGAGCGACACGCCAGACGGATGTCTCTATAGACACCCTCTCGACCACCATCCCTGCAGAGATCCTGCCCAACCATATCCATAAGCGAGGAGCACTAGCAGCAGCACGTGTCGCTGGTGAGGAGAATCCTGAGATGCGTTCCTCGGGCAGTCAGTTTTACATCGTCACGGGGAGCTACTATACAGACTTTGACCTAGATGATATAGCAGCTCAGCGTGAGTGGGACTACACGCCTGAGCAGCGCCAGGAGTACAAGTTGCAAGGTGGCGCTCCTTGGTTGGACAGGCAGTACACCGTCTTTGGCGAAGTGATCGATGGCATGCGCACGATCACCAAGATCGAAGACCTCCCGACCGACGAAACCAACCGTCCTAAGCGAGATGTGATCATCAAGCGCATGACGCTCTTGCCCTAA
- a CDS encoding YitT family protein: MPTSTSGSTLSAPIKKAIPPHERQTFTPRRSPLAVEILYLVLGAICQAVAYACFIAPANIVPGGCYGLSITINYLTQGTFEAFPEGLPIGAVALCFNVPFFLLAARSLGLRSGGKTIATFLLISICTDLITTMTRDMVIVSNDKFLSSVYGGAILGLGVLLTFKAGSTSAGTDVIARVLSKGNNLKTSHMIIAVDSAVVLFGLVAFGDVSVPLYSWITIFVYGKVVDFLQPENPNKAIFIVSDHTAELRTLIIEQLNLRGTFLHGSGIYAGAERDIIFMIVERKHVNKLKKAVLLADPKAFIATTNATNDTAPKII, from the coding sequence ATGCCTACATCTACGTCCGGCTCCACGCTATCTGCTCCTATCAAGAAAGCTATACCGCCACATGAGCGACAGACCTTCACTCCGAGACGCTCTCCACTAGCCGTGGAGATACTTTACCTCGTCCTCGGTGCTATCTGTCAGGCCGTCGCTTATGCCTGCTTCATAGCTCCCGCCAACATTGTCCCTGGAGGATGCTATGGACTCAGTATCACGATCAACTATCTGACGCAGGGGACCTTTGAGGCGTTTCCTGAGGGGCTACCGATTGGTGCCGTGGCGCTCTGCTTCAACGTACCCTTCTTCCTCCTAGCGGCTCGCTCTCTAGGCTTACGAAGCGGAGGCAAGACGATCGCTACCTTTCTCCTCATCTCTATCTGCACCGACCTGATCACCACGATGACACGAGACATGGTCATCGTGAGCAACGATAAGTTTCTCTCTTCCGTCTATGGCGGTGCTATCCTCGGACTAGGCGTGCTACTCACCTTCAAGGCGGGCAGCACCAGTGCCGGTACCGATGTCATCGCTCGCGTACTCTCTAAGGGCAACAACCTCAAGACTAGCCACATGATCATAGCCGTAGACTCTGCTGTGGTACTCTTCGGACTGGTCGCTTTTGGAGATGTCAGCGTGCCGCTCTACTCCTGGATCACCATCTTTGTCTATGGTAAGGTGGTGGACTTCCTACAGCCTGAGAACCCCAACAAAGCGATCTTCATCGTCTCCGACCACACCGCTGAGCTACGCACGCTTATCATTGAGCAGCTTAACCTCCGCGGCACCTTCCTCCATGGTAGCGGTATCTACGCTGGAGCGGAGCGTGACATTATCTTTATGATTGTGGAGCGCAAACATGTCAACAAGCTCAAGAAAGCCGTACTCCTCGCTGACCCCAAAGCCTTTATCGCAACAACCAATGCGACCAACGATACAGCTCCAAAGATTATCTAG
- a CDS encoding PaaI family thioesterase: protein MSAIQDLYAPEYSHCWGCGAAHPYGLHLKSYLSDDHAYCYCHHTPDAVYTGGVPDNLYGGFIAMLFDCHGTAAAAALYLAAHEEELTAESLQRFITAHLEVDYLAPTPMGVELEIRAYPVEVTDRKVILSLELHCGERITARGKMVAVKHRRPAAE from the coding sequence ATGTCCGCCATCCAAGACCTCTACGCTCCCGAGTACAGCCACTGCTGGGGCTGTGGAGCAGCACACCCTTACGGTCTGCATCTCAAGAGCTATCTCAGCGACGATCACGCTTACTGTTACTGCCATCACACGCCCGATGCTGTCTACACAGGCGGGGTCCCCGACAACCTATACGGAGGCTTCATCGCCATGCTCTTCGACTGCCACGGCACAGCCGCAGCCGCTGCTCTTTACTTAGCAGCTCACGAGGAGGAGCTGACGGCTGAGAGCCTCCAGCGCTTCATCACCGCACATCTAGAGGTGGACTACCTCGCTCCGACTCCGATGGGTGTCGAGCTAGAGATCCGTGCTTACCCCGTAGAGGTGACCGATCGTAAAGTCATCCTATCACTCGAGCTGCACTGTGGCGAGCGCATCACCGCTCGTGGCAAGATGGTCGCTGTTAAGCATCGCCGTCCCGCTGCAGAGTGA
- a CDS encoding lytic transglycosylase domain-containing protein: MPTLLAAAPWYESLDSVDTEGAIELDAVTARKELRESLPKSLDTDLGLLMETWRTGYATQQRFEVPCGSYKTEDIRSLSDSVLISRLKALPTVIPIPYNAMVKEGIATYISDRPRLIRVILALGDYYFPIMEEIFDRNGLPVELVYLTVIESALNPFAVSPAGASGLWQLMLPTGRSLGLTINSLVDERFDVYKSTEAAAIYLKQLYGLFDNWLLAIAAYNCGPGNVTKAIRRSGGKNTFWGVYPYLPRETRNYIPLFIGAYYACYYHNEHNICPQAQSMPLATDTLAVQIPLTFAQISQSTGIPTEQIRTLNPQYKRGVIPAAGATPYTIRLPLKGISRLDEALIYLRRNHKEELSKQISEAREEIKQAPAPTQKSKATKARYKTYKVRRGDSLAKIAKRHGVSVAALKRANGLKGRNPKLRPGQRLKIPK, from the coding sequence TTGCCAACACTCCTAGCAGCGGCACCCTGGTATGAATCCCTGGACAGTGTAGACACGGAGGGCGCCATCGAGCTAGACGCTGTCACAGCTCGCAAAGAGCTCCGGGAGAGTCTGCCGAAGAGTCTTGACACTGATCTAGGTCTGCTCATGGAGACCTGGCGTACGGGCTATGCGACACAGCAACGCTTTGAGGTGCCGTGCGGCTCCTACAAGACAGAAGACATTCGCTCACTGAGTGATTCCGTACTGATCTCACGACTGAAGGCTCTACCTACCGTCATACCGATCCCCTACAACGCTATGGTCAAGGAGGGTATAGCTACCTACATCTCTGACCGTCCTCGGCTGATACGTGTCATCCTCGCTCTCGGAGACTACTACTTCCCCATTATGGAGGAGATCTTCGACCGTAACGGACTACCGGTCGAGCTGGTTTACCTCACAGTCATAGAGTCAGCGCTCAATCCCTTTGCCGTTTCACCTGCTGGCGCTTCTGGACTTTGGCAACTGATGCTCCCCACGGGACGCAGCTTGGGGTTAACGATCAATAGCCTTGTCGACGAGCGATTTGACGTTTATAAGAGTACTGAAGCAGCGGCGATCTATCTCAAGCAGCTCTACGGGCTCTTTGACAATTGGCTCCTAGCTATCGCTGCGTACAACTGCGGTCCGGGCAATGTCACCAAAGCCATCCGACGCTCTGGGGGGAAGAACACCTTCTGGGGAGTCTATCCCTATCTACCCCGTGAGACACGCAACTACATTCCGCTTTTCATCGGAGCCTATTACGCCTGCTACTACCACAACGAGCACAACATCTGTCCACAGGCACAGTCTATGCCGCTTGCGACCGACACGCTAGCCGTGCAGATACCGCTCACCTTTGCCCAGATCTCTCAAAGCACAGGCATACCCACCGAACAGATACGCACACTCAACCCGCAATACAAGCGAGGAGTCATCCCCGCCGCTGGAGCGACACCCTACACCATCCGACTACCACTAAAAGGCATCTCACGACTCGATGAGGCGCTCATCTACCTGCGACGTAATCATAAGGAGGAGCTATCCAAGCAAATATCCGAAGCGCGAGAAGAGATCAAGCAAGCACCCGCTCCCACACAAAAGAGCAAAGCTACCAAAGCTCGCTACAAGACTTATAAAGTACGTCGTGGCGACAGTCTTGCCAAGATTGCCAAGCGACATGGGGTCTCTGTCGCTGCCCTCAAGCGAGCCAACGGACTCAAAGGTCGTAATCCCAAACTTCGACCTGGACAACGACTGAAGATCCCCAAATAA
- a CDS encoding DUF5683 domain-containing protein, whose translation MLRTALTRSLLVLVMSCAIACYSGTALHATALVMSQDTTTVAVDTLGTSLSDTLRTKASSEQVSVPTATQAKRQVAGDSTTTATMPASSPEALQRTTAAQVTKQSRGVPFIHKMARWFTRYPNSGVALICSIVPGGGQLYNQRYWKIPIVLSAMTAGVYAITWNQRLYHEYHTAYADLLSENPLDHTSWQAFIPPGADPTKYVSDGNLRSRLERGSKQYKESRDLSIVISAALYLLSALDAYVDAELYYFNVSPQLTIDMGEGLRDKPSGPRPQSVMVGASVRF comes from the coding sequence ATGCTCCGCACTGCTCTGACCCGCTCACTACTCGTCCTCGTGATGAGCTGCGCTATAGCTTGCTACAGTGGCACGGCTCTCCATGCGACCGCACTCGTAATGTCACAAGACACGACTACGGTGGCGGTCGACACGTTGGGCACGAGTCTGTCCGACACGCTCCGCACGAAAGCTTCGAGCGAACAGGTCTCCGTCCCGACAGCTACCCAGGCGAAGCGTCAAGTTGCTGGAGACTCTACCACAACGGCAACGATGCCTGCGAGTTCGCCTGAAGCTTTGCAGCGTACCACTGCGGCGCAAGTGACCAAGCAATCGAGAGGCGTACCTTTTATCCATAAGATGGCCAGGTGGTTCACACGCTACCCCAACTCGGGCGTAGCTCTCATCTGCTCCATCGTACCTGGCGGCGGTCAGCTCTACAATCAGCGCTACTGGAAGATACCGATCGTACTCTCAGCTATGACTGCTGGTGTCTATGCGATTACTTGGAATCAGCGACTCTACCACGAGTACCACACCGCCTACGCTGATCTGCTGAGCGAGAATCCGCTCGATCACACCTCCTGGCAAGCCTTTATACCGCCTGGTGCTGATCCTACTAAATATGTCTCCGATGGTAACCTACGCTCGCGTCTAGAGCGTGGCTCCAAGCAGTACAAGGAGAGTAGAGACCTGAGTATCGTCATCTCGGCGGCACTCTATCTCCTCTCAGCGCTAGACGCTTATGTCGATGCGGAGCTATACTACTTTAATGTGTCCCCACAGCTCACGATCGATATGGGCGAGGGACTACGTGACAAGCCTTCAGGGCCTCGACCTCAAAGTGTGATGGTCGGTGCCTCTGTGCGTTTTTAG
- a CDS encoding ParB/RepB/Spo0J family partition protein — translation MTNKKKENKVIGRGLDALLGDMSNSSSISEIAIDQIEPNPDQPRRHFDPESLEELAASIRALGIVQPITVRELTDGRHLIISGERRWRASKLANLTSIPAYIVKADDEKVVEMALIENIQREDLNAIEIALTYKRLLEHSEGTQEELAKKVGKTRSSISNYLRLLRLPAEVQLGLTEKKIDMGHARAILSLTDPAQQLKLYQTTLSEHLSVRQVEALANEMQEPSQETTQASKKRQTLSKLASHGNDYAPLAKQLSSFFGTKVSLRCKESGKGSITIPFSSEEQLIEICSILEGGANH, via the coding sequence ATGACGAACAAGAAGAAAGAGAACAAAGTAATAGGCAGAGGACTAGACGCTCTACTCGGAGATATGAGCAACTCCTCTAGCATTAGCGAGATAGCTATCGACCAGATCGAACCTAATCCAGATCAACCTCGTAGGCACTTTGACCCAGAGAGTCTCGAGGAGCTGGCGGCCTCCATACGTGCCCTCGGCATCGTGCAGCCTATCACGGTGCGGGAGCTGACCGATGGACGGCATCTCATCATATCGGGTGAGCGTCGCTGGCGTGCCTCTAAGCTGGCCAACCTGACCTCTATCCCGGCATACATCGTCAAGGCTGATGACGAGAAGGTGGTCGAGATGGCACTAATCGAAAACATCCAGCGCGAAGACCTCAACGCTATCGAGATAGCACTCACCTACAAGCGTCTCCTAGAGCACTCTGAGGGGACGCAAGAGGAGCTCGCAAAGAAGGTAGGCAAGACGCGCTCCTCGATCAGTAACTACCTGCGTCTCCTGCGCCTGCCCGCAGAGGTGCAGCTGGGACTGACGGAGAAGAAGATCGACATGGGTCACGCTCGTGCCATACTGAGCCTGACCGACCCAGCACAGCAGCTGAAGCTTTACCAGACCACGCTCTCGGAGCATCTGAGTGTGCGACAGGTAGAGGCTCTAGCCAATGAGATGCAAGAGCCGAGCCAAGAAACTACACAAGCGAGCAAGAAGAGACAGACGCTCTCCAAGCTCGCTTCCCATGGCAATGATTATGCTCCTCTAGCTAAGCAGCTGAGTAGCTTCTTCGGTACGAAGGTCTCCCTACGCTGTAAGGAGAGCGGTAAGGGAAGCATCACGATCCCCTTTAGCTCTGAGGAGCAGCTCATAGAGATCTGCTCGATCCTAGAGGGCGGAGCTAACCACTAG
- a CDS encoding ParA family protein, whose translation MGRIISLANQKGGVGKTTTTINLAASLAVLEKKVLVVDADPQANASSGLGVNSTTLSETIYECLIGGLPLDKVVRPTHVDNLFILPSHIDLVGAEIEMLQLKDRETVMREMLRPVVDQYDYILIDCSPSLGIITVNALVASHAVIIPVQCEYFALEGISKLLNTIRIIKSRLNPALEIEGFLLTMYDSRLRLANQVYDEVKEHFGQLVFDTVIQRNVKLSEAPSHGLPALLYDADSKGAINHLQLAEELIRRTAQRAAL comes from the coding sequence ATGGGTAGAATCATCTCTCTTGCTAATCAGAAGGGTGGAGTCGGCAAAACAACCACTACGATCAACCTCGCAGCCTCTCTGGCTGTACTCGAGAAGAAGGTGCTCGTCGTCGATGCCGACCCGCAGGCAAACGCTTCGTCGGGACTGGGCGTCAACTCCACGACCCTCAGCGAGACTATCTACGAGTGTCTCATTGGTGGACTACCGCTCGACAAGGTGGTGCGCCCCACGCATGTGGACAATCTCTTCATACTCCCCTCACACATTGACCTGGTCGGAGCAGAGATAGAGATGCTCCAGCTCAAGGATCGCGAGACAGTCATGAGAGAGATGCTCCGCCCTGTCGTGGATCAGTATGACTACATCCTCATCGACTGCTCGCCCTCACTCGGCATCATCACGGTCAATGCTCTAGTCGCTAGTCATGCGGTGATCATCCCCGTGCAGTGCGAGTACTTTGCACTAGAGGGTATCTCTAAGCTCCTCAACACGATACGTATTATCAAGAGCCGGCTCAACCCGGCGCTAGAGATCGAAGGCTTTCTCCTCACTATGTACGATAGCCGTCTGCGACTGGCTAATCAGGTGTACGATGAGGTCAAGGAGCACTTCGGGCAGCTTGTCTTCGACACGGTCATACAGCGCAATGTCAAGCTAAGCGAGGCCCCTAGCCACGGCTTGCCGGCACTCCTATATGATGCCGACAGCAAGGGGGCGATCAATCACCTTCAGCTGGCCGAGGAGCTGATCCGTCGCACGGCTCAGCGTGCTGCGCTATAA